The Mytilus trossulus isolate FHL-02 chromosome 13, PNRI_Mtr1.1.1.hap1, whole genome shotgun sequence genome has a segment encoding these proteins:
- the LOC134694066 gene encoding uncharacterized protein LOC134694066, with protein MAKAPPNFMIGNAIRPKSRLQQGRIQPIRPKSRLQQGRIQPIRPKSRLQQGRIQPIRPKSRLQQGRIQPIRPKSRRQQGRIQPIRPKSRRQQGRIQPIRPKSRLQQGRIQPIRPKSRLQQGRIQPIRPKSRLQQGRIQPIRPKSRLQQGWIQPIRPKSRRQQGRIQPLRPKSRLQQGRIQPIRPKSRRQQGRIQPLRPNSRLQQGRIQPLRPKSRLQQGRIQPIRPKSRLQQGRIQPIRPKSRRKQGRIQPIRPKSRRQQGRIQPIRPKSRLQQGRIQPIRPKSRLQQGRIQPIRPKSRLQQGWIQPIRPKSRRQQGRIQPIRPKSRLQQGWIQPIRPKSRRQQGRIQPLRPKSRLQQGRIQPIRPKSRRQQGRIQPLRPKSRLQQGRIQPLRPKSRLQQGRIQPIRPKSRRQQGRIQPIRPKSRRQQGRIQPIRPKSRRQQGRIQPIRPKSRLQQGRIQPIRPKSRLQQGWIQPLRPKSRLQQGRIQPIRPKSRRQQGRIQPLRPKSRLQQGRIQPIRPKSRLQQGRI; from the coding sequence GGAACGcaatccgaccaaagagcagactaCAACAGGGGCGGATACAGCCAAtacgaccaaagagcagactaCAACAGGGGCGGATACAGCCAAtacgaccaaagagcagactaCAACAGGGGCGGATACAGCCAAtacgaccaaagagcagactaCAACAGGGGCGGATACAGCCAAtacgaccaaagagcagacgaCAACAGGGGCGGATACAGCCAAtacgaccaaagagcagacgaCAACAGGGGCGGATACAGCCAAtacgaccaaagagcagactaCAACAGGGGCGGATACAGCCAAtacgaccaaagagcagactaCAACAGGGGCGGATACAGCcaatccgaccaaagagcagactaCAACAGGGGCGGATACAGCCAAtacgaccaaagagcagactaCAACAGGGGTGGATACAGCCAAtacgaccaaagagcagacgaCAACAGGGGCGGATACAGCCATtacgaccaaagagcagactaCAACAGGGGCGGATACAGCCAAtacgaccaaagagcagacgaCAACAGGGGCGGATACAGCCATTACGACCAAATAGCAGACTACAACAGGGGCGGATACAGCCATtacgaccaaagagcagactaCAACAGGGGCGGATACAGCCAAtacgaccaaagagcagactaCAACAGGGGCGGATACAGCCAAtacgaccaaagagcagacgaAAACAGGGGCGGATACAGCCAAtacgaccaaagagcagacgaCAACAGGGGCGGATACAGCCAAtacgaccaaagagcagactaCAACAGGGGCGGATACAGCCAAtacgaccaaagagcagactaCAACAGGGGCGGATACAGCcaatccgaccaaagagcagactaCAACAGGGGTGGATACAGCCAAtacgaccaaagagcagacgaCAACAGGGGCGGATACAGCCAAtacgaccaaagagcagactaCAACAGGGGTGGATACAGCCAAtacgaccaaagagcagacgaCAACAGGGGCGGATACAGCCATtacgaccaaagagcagactaCAACAGGGGCGGATACAGCCAAtacgaccaaagagcagacgaCAACAGGGGCGGATACAGCCATtacgaccaaagagcagactaCAACAGGGGCGGATACAGCCATtacgaccaaagagcagactaCAACAGGGGCGGATACAGCCAAtacgaccaaagagcagacgaCAACAGGGGCGGATACAGCCAAtacgaccaaagagcagacgaCAACAGGGGCGGATACAGCCAAtacgaccaaagagcagacgaCAACAGGGGCGGATACAGCCAAtacgaccaaagagcagactaCAACAGGGGCGGATACAGCCAAtacgaccaaagagcagactaCAACAGGGGTGGATACAGCCATtacgaccaaagagcagactaCAACAGGGGCGGATACAGCCAAtacgaccaaagagcagacgaCAACAGGGGCGGATACAGCCATtacgaccaaagagcagactaCAACAGGGGCGGATACAGCCAAtacgaccaaagagcagactaCAACAGGGGCGGATATAG